Proteins found in one Plasmodium gaboni strain SY75 chromosome 13, whole genome shotgun sequence genomic segment:
- a CDS encoding hypothetical protein (conserved Plasmodium protein, unknown function) gives MEDKEIVNSENKVEAIKEEENIKKEDEVTKKSGENTEENDISLANNVSLGKHLLIGSSLKKGISVSVRGRTANMGVNAKQAGSAWKKKETENVEEEGEEKEKKIDDESFPDLLESTEKMKSELSKEKDKKKKQSKDGKKIEDNANVFNSGFDRGGKVMDGNSPEFNDKKKYNMYDGNKKNDNAFNKKWYNNQQNDMNNNNMNNMNNNNNNNNNNNNNNNNGPIFDSNENEEVTGYILPGFKGKHMVGFTCFLKRGTQNPMPAPPSSATNNQGENNISTDNRNNENKKMMNTNMKMNQQVDNNNNNNNMVSGMNTPMNNMNKGGPRNNFNNSANVREHSNHTANRFASMNQYGNNKNNNMNNMNNVNNMNNNMNNNMNNNMNNNMNNNMNNNMNNNMNNNMNNNMNNNMNNNVNNMNNNNNNKYNENNILYKGTNYNRNVKNLGQNNNEGNTNMKHGNNNNRGHSNNNNNFNRRNDKNDNRNFRRKDIDLEINWRNTTNPTQDENNNNYNNNNNNNNNNNNNNNNNNNNNNHNNNHNNNHNNNNHGKNFRNFNNLNNMKNNNSSNNKMMGMNHMQQKGMHSSQGGHKYSFNKNDDQKNNNKMFKNNNNNNNNNNNNNGNNNFNNNANFHMNNNKPINSMDVKKTRMKDMRTLNDPPKVNDNEA, from the exons atggaagATAAGGAAATAGTAAATAGTGAAAATAAAG TTGAAGCTAttaaagaagaagaaaatataaagaaagaAGATGAAGTAACAAAAAAGTCAGGTGAAAATACAGAAGAAAATGACATATCATTAGCAAATAATGTTTCCTTAGGAAAACATTTATTAATAGGAAGTTCTCTTAAAAAAg GTATCAGTGTTAGCGTTAGAGGAAGAACTGCGAACATGGGTGTGAATGCAAAACAAGCCGGGTCGGCATggaagaaaaaagaaacagAAAATGTTGAAGAAGAAGgagaagaaaaagaaaaaaagattGATGATGAATCATTCCCTGATTTATTAGAATCCACTGAAAAAATGAAATCAGAATTATCAAAAGAgaaagataaaaaaaagaaacaatCGAAAGATGGTAAGAAAATTGAAGACAATGCTAATGTTTTTAATTCTGGTTTTGATAGAGGTGGAAAAGTTATGGATGGAAATTCACCCGAatttaatgataaaaaaaaatataatatgtatgaTGGAAACAAGAAAAATGATAATGCGTTTAATAAGAAATGGTATAACAATCAACAAaatgatatgaataataataatatgaataatatgaataataataataataataataataataataataataataataacaatgGACCTATTTTTGATtcaaatgaaaatgaagaagTAACAGGTTATATATTACCAGGATTTAAAGGAAAACATATGGTTGGATTTACATGCTTTTTAAAAAGAGGTACACAAAATCCTATGCCAGCCCCACCATCATCGGCAACAAATAATCAAGgtgaaaataatatatctacagataatagaaataatgaaaataaaaaaatgatgaatacaaatatgaaaatgaaTCAACAAgtagataataataataataataataatatggtTAGTGGAATGAATACACctatgaataatatgaacaaagGGGGTCCAAGAAATAATTTCAATAATTCTGCAAATGTGAGGGAACATAGTAATCATACTGCAAATAGATTTGCATCCATGAATCAATATGGAaacaacaaaaataataatatgaataatatgaataatgtgaataatatgaacaataatatgaacaacAACATGAACAACAATATGAACAACAATATGAACAACAATATGAAcaataatatgaacaataatatgaacaataatatgaacaataatatgaacaataatatgaacaacAATGTGAACAATATgaacaataataataataacaaatataatgaaaataacATTCTATATAAAGGCACAAACTACAATAGAAATGTCAAAAACCTCGGACAAAATAATAACGAAGGTAATACAAATATGAAACatggaaataataataatagaggacatagtaataataataataattttaatagaagaaatgataaaaatgataatagGAATTTTAGAAGAAAAGATATAGATTTAGAAATAAACTGGAGAAATACAACTAACCCAACACAAGATGAAAACAACAATAATtacaacaataataataataataataacaataataataataataataataataataataataataataatcataataataatcataataataatcataataataataatcatggaaaaaattttagaaattttaataatctcaataatatgaaaaataataattcatcAAATAACAAAATGATGGGAATGAACCACATGCAACAAAAAGGTATGCATTCATCTCAAGGAGGTCataaatattcttttaataaaaatgatgatcaaaaaaataataacaaaatgtttaaaaataataacaacaacaataataataataacaataataatggaaataataattttaataataatgcTAATTTTCATATGAACAATAATAAACCTATAAATTCTATGGatgtaaaaaaaacacGTATGAAGGATATGAGAACTTTAAATGACCCTCCTAAGgttaatgataatgaagcataa
- a CDS encoding putative suppressor of kinetochore protein 1 has translation MKNDKIKLVSFEGDEFIVDKNTASMSTVIMNILEVMTAEEDTIPLPNIKTPILKKIIEYMEYHINNPADEIPKPLITSNLQDVVSSWDFDFVNTDKETLYELIEASNYLDIKPLLDLTCGKIASMMKDKTTEEIRAEFDIVNDFTREEEKQIREENRWCGDI, from the exons ATGAAGAATGATAAGATAAAATTAGTAAGTTTTGAGGGTGATGAATTTATAGTTGACAAAAATACCGCATCTATGTCAACAGtaataatgaatattttgGAAG TTATGACTGCTGAAGAAGACACTATACCACTTCCAAATATTAAAACCCcaattttaaaaaaaataattgaatatatggaatatcatattaataaCCCAGCAGATGAAATACCCAAGCCTTTAATAACCTCCAACTTACAAGAc gTTGTATCTTCATGGGATTTTGATTTTGTGAACACTGATAAGGAGACCCTTTACGAACTAATCGAg GCGTCCAACTATCTTGATATTAAACCTCTTCTTGATTTGACGTGCGGAAAAATAGCTTCAATGATGAAAGACAAAACTACCGAAGAAATTCGGGCGGAGTTTGATATTGTTAACGATTTTACAAGAGAAGAAGAAAAACAa ATAAGGGAAGAGAACAGGTGGTGTGgagatatataa
- a CDS encoding putative phosphatidylserine synthase, with protein sequence MKSIYFFASSLLASLLLSSANAVFDFNTRIIISLVMFFFNFITLFNVMQKYAMIPKISILTKILNYAILIYYVIIIYLHFFSSSEVQTILRFLNKNIEFHAVEKSYMENCNTIENVSDKIDWFVLAHLWGWFAKGMIIRNFFLLNINSVLFELVELRFQHILPNFYECWWDHIFLDVLSCNLIGIAGSILFMKYFNITLYDWKIPDKIKLNKKNIILPTVDKLCRKIFTNSSTLLLLIFLSFIINIIDLNIFFLKAEVKLHHANLIVIVRTFAIGFISGKACKEFYWFLKDGMTPKRAFYIFLELIILSLELILAIRWKDTLVSDKSDLTAINMVWLFITSTLSSVLLLLYVNESLI encoded by the exons at GAAGAGCATATATTTCTTTGCCTCCTCATTATTAGCATCATTATTGTTATCAAGTGCAAATGCCGTATTTGATTTTAATACAAGGATAATAAT ATCCTTGGTTatgttcttttttaatttcattaCATTATTTAATGTAATGCAGAAATATGCTATGATACCTAAAATTAGCATATTAACAAAAATTCTAAATTATGCAATTCTCATATATTATGTGATAATTATTTACCTTCACTTTTTC TCGAGTAGCGAAGTTCAAACTATTCTCCGTTTCCTCAACAAGAATATAGAATTTCATGCAGTCGAAAAATCTTACATGGAAAATTGTAATACTATTGAGAATGTATCA GATAAAATCGATTGGTTTGTTCTTGCTCATTTATGGGGATGGTTTGCCAAAGGAATGATAATTCGAAACTTTTTTCTGTTGAATATAAACAGTGTCTTATTTGAATTAGTAGAGTTAAGATTTCAGCACATACTTCcaaatttttatgaatGTTGGTGGGATCAC ATATTCCTTGATGTTTTAAGTTGTAACTTAATTGGTATAGCAGGCAGTATTCtttttatgaaatattttaacaTCACACTTTATGATTGGAAAATTCcagataaaataaaattaaataaaaagaatatcATACTTCCTACTGTTGATAAGTTATGTAggaaaatatttacaaataGTAGTACCctattactattaatatttttatcatttattataaatattatagatttaaatatattttttttaaaagcTGAGGTTAAATTACATCATGCGAATTTAATAGTTATAGTTAGAACATTTGCCATAGGTTTTATATCTG GCAAGGCATGCAAGGAATTTTATTGGTTTCTTAAGGACGG AATGACGCCCAAAAGAGccttttatatatttcttgAACTTATCATTCTTTCATTGGAGTTAATTTTGGCCATTCGATGGAAGGACACATTAGTTTCTGACAAGTCCGACTTAACGGCCATAAAT ATGGTCTGGTTATTCATCACATCAACATTGTCTTCAGTACTACTCCTACTATATGTTAATGAGAgtttaatataa
- a CDS encoding rhoptry protein, with protein sequence MYDISSEQINIQNKFLKNLDLYCILKFIITNNIEIHNEESYNILINIIKSNKIITLEESKRIFSNNRKLFKKHIYKKNKSRLYQIKTNNHIDKNNIDKNNIDNNNIDNNNNIDKNNIDNNILNSCGSSEIHTKCANFSKGNKKIDVNKNLNHKDIYTNDSLFSKDLNNKILFEFFQFPKNIYVSEYINHLCREKLIHEPLNINLSLIKFDKKKKKNKKRKTFKRNNIGELQKGTNKYNSDSGIASKANINGNINGNINKNINENININKNINKNKNINLKRNISTSQNENTNTNTNTNTNTNTNTNINTNTNINTNTNINTNTNIIAETFDREEHKKFYKISSKCFSRVLNEEDDPFPYIYYIKGVSNDNKNVHINYNINNKINNNIFKNKSSSLDKNVKTSLFNSIEKNKNDIYAQNNSNSDEDSIYSYFSDNTNIDDNNKIDDDIEYRFDNITKDYNNNNNNNNNNNNNNNNNNNYYNNYNNNYYYNSSNSSNNKMNDFKNINNYYTNNNINNTNNINYNNNDNTIFKHKNSLSCLKLSMYNYKIFKNDITLNSTHNIFSYALTFKHFYDIHNVLNRDPNGLRKIKIILKKDIGTISISPFYINFDSIRIFDNVCKTFNIMDYNYKKQDIYNFMNLCSTNRESLYMLKNIFLKDLYKQQKIYQNDNNNKKTTYRKRNALRKKKKKKENILEILDEEKRINVLYFINRFLYSNKTPLSYLFRNYTTNMVNEKIIINKNNEESHKILHSNQVDKVDKVDEFVLYSDELSIDYFLFLMIFEKKIELSFSNYLIKKINACKKFKCDDNTDNFKQVSEDVFVDVYDNMSEKIPGDMSEKTSGDMSEKTPCDVSATRSADLEEESTKDDTMLNEKQIEDRSDSNNRDNEQIDENKSDIIKNEEYNVSNVYMDKNSIDINNKKNTNICINTSTIQNNNITYNNDDDSNNLENKKSRNEENKCMDIYDNKNKLDNKQNSCDVSPSKKKISNIKYNHITEINCNNKENNTIISKQTYLIQNVNIDNDKNNGPNNNSNNNNDRDITHNRDIKPNNIEVESSDSLCTSSSEDDYNQRSDKIKKKSDIENEIILLKNIRPFPTIYWLINKNICGYISHLEKINIIKNIEDFINHPGEEFKLLRYYLIYDHLKYIVIRLRHIHKKILIFFYNYFLNSEYFISQHKHNNHISNSDQYKNNPFTQIFEITPIIQLYFKKYPTDSNTICEILRKINTLRIKGIGGISNFLTLKCIHLYFASHLSYPNTVGYIIEEYFKS encoded by the coding sequence atgtacGATATATCTAGTGAACAAattaatatacaaaataagtttttaaaaaatttagatttatattgtatattaaaatttattataacaaaCAATATAGAAATACACAATGAAGAGAGTtacaatattttaataaatataatcaaatcaaataaaataataactCTAGAGGAATCTAAAAGGATCTTTTCAAATAACAGGAAATTATTCAAGAAGCAtatctataaaaaaaataaaagtaggttatatcaaataaaaaccaataatcatattgataaaaataatattgataaaaataatattgataataataatattgataataataataatattgataaaaataatattgataataatattcttaaTAGTTGTGGTTCTAGTGAGATACACACAAAGTGTGCGAATTTTTCTAAGggtaataaaaaaattgatgttaataaaaatttaaatcacaaagatatatatacaaatgaTTCCCTTTTTTCTAAAGATCtaaacaataaaatattatttgaattttttcaatttccaaaaaatatttatgtgtcagaatatattaatcaTTTATGTAGagaaaaattaatacaCGAACCcttaaatataaatttgagccttataaaatttgataaaaagaaaaagaaaaacaaaaaaagaaaaacatTTAAAAGGAATAATATAGGAGAGTTGCAAAAAGGCAcgaataaatataacagTGATTCAGGTATAGCCTCCAAGGCAAACATAAatggaaatataaatggaaatataaataaaaatataaatgaaaatataaatataaataaaaatataaataaaaataaaaatataaaccTTAAGAGAAATATAAGCACAAGCcaaaatgaaaatacaAACACAAATACTAATACAAACACTAATACTAATACAAACACtaatattaatacaaacactaatattaatacaaacactaatattaatacaaaCACCAATATAATCGCAGAAACGTTCGATAGAGAAGAACACAAAAagttttataaaatttcCTCAAAATGTTTTTCAAGAGTATTAAATGAAGAGGATGATCCatttccatatatatattacattaaAGGTGTTtcaaatgataataaaaatgttcatataaattataatataaataataaaataaataacaatatatttaaaaataaaagtagTAGTTTAGATAAGAATGTGAAGACCAGTTTATTCAATTCcatagaaaaaaataaaaatgatatatatgCACAAAATAATAGTAACTCAGATGAAGATTCGATATATAGCTATTTTAGTGACAACACAAATAtagatgataataataaaattgatgatgatattgaatataggtttgataatataactaaggattataataataacaataataataataataacaataataacaataataacaataataacaattattacaataattataataataattattattataatagtagtaatagtagtaataacaaaatgaatgattttaaaaatattaataattattatacaaataataatattaataatacaaataatatcaattataacaataatgataatacaATATTTAAACATAAAAACTCATTATCTTGTTTAAAATTATCAatgtataattataaaatatttaaaaatgatataacACTTAATAGTActcataatatttttagtTATGCTCTAACCtttaaacatttttatgatatacATAATGTCTTAAATAGAGATCCTAATGGattaagaaaaataaaaataatattaaaaaaagatattgGCACTATTAGCATATCCcctttttatattaattttgaTTCTATACGTATTTTTGATAATGTTTGTAAaacatttaatattatggattataattataaaaaacaagatatctataattttatgaatCTCTGTTCAACAAACAGGGAATCATTATATATGctcaaaaatattttcttaaaaGACTTATATAAACAACAAAAGATTTatcaaaatgataataataacaaaaaaacaacctatagaaaaagaaatgctttaagaaaaaaaaaaaaaaaaaaagaaaatattcTAGAAATTTTGgatgaagaaaaaagaattaatgttctatattttattaatcgttttttatattcaaataaaacgccattatcatatttatttagAAATTATACAACCAATATGgttaatgaaaaaataattataaacaaaaataatgaagaatCTCATAAAATTTTACATTCAAATCAAGTCGATAAAGTGGACAAAGTAGATGAATTCGTTTTATATTCAGACGAACTAAGTATTgattattttcttttccttATGATTtttgaaaagaaaattGAATTAAGTTTttcaaattatttaataaaaaagataaacGCATGTAAAAAGTTTAAATGTGATGATAATACAGATAACTTCAAGCAGGTATCAGAAGATGTATTTGTTGATgtatatgataatatgtCTGAAAAGATACCTGGTGATATGTCTGAAAAAACATCTGGTGATATGTCTGAAAAAACACCTTGTGATGTGTCTGCTACAAGATCGGCTGATTTGGAGGAAGAATCTACTAAAGATGATACAATGTTGAACGAGAAACAAATAGAAGACAGGAGTGATAGTAATAATAGAGACAACGAACAGAtagatgaaaataaaagtgacattataaagaatgaagaatataatgtttctaatgtatatatggataaaaattctatagatataaataataaaaaaaatacaaatatttgTATCAATACAAGTACcatacaaaataataatataacttacaataatgatgatgattcaaataatttggaaaataaaaaatcaaGAAACGAAGAAAATAAATGCATGGATATATACGACAACAAAAACAAATTGgataataaacaaaattCTTGTGATGTAAGTCcatcaaaaaaaaaaatatcgaacatcaaatataatcatataacagaaataaattgtaataataagGAAAATAATACTATAATCAGTAAACAAACATATCTAATACAAAATGTGAATAttgataatgataaaaataatggcccaaataataatagtaataataataatgatagAGATATTACACATAATAGAGATATTAAACCTAATAATATTGAAGTAGAAAGCTCCGATTCTTTATGCACCTCAAGTTCAGAAGATGATTACAATCAAAGAAgtgataaaataaaaaaaaaatcagatatagaaaatgaaattattttattaaaaaatattagaCCTTTTCCAACTATTTATTGgttaataaataaaaatatatgtggATATATATCTCATttggaaaaaataaatattataaaaaatattgaagaTTTTATAAATCATCCAGGAGAAgaatttaaattattaagatattatttaatatatgatcatttaaaatatatagttaTTCGTTTAAGacatatacataaaaaaatacttatctttttttataactattttttaaacagtgaatatttcatatctcaacataaacataataatcACATATCAAATAGTGatcaatataaaaataatccATTCACACAAATATTTGAAATCACTCCTATCAtacaattatattttaaaaaatatccTACAGATTCTAATACTATATGTGaaatattaagaaaaattaatacaCTTAGAATTAAAGGTATAGGAGGTATCTCAAACTTTCTAACCTTGAAATgtatacatttatattttgcATCTCATTTATCTTACCCCAATACAGTTGGTTATATAATCGAGGAATATTTTAAgtcataa
- a CDS encoding signal recognition particle receptor alpha subunit, producing MIDVINIFNKGGLLLWSYNFYEIDDTTIRTIVKHVLIEEKYEEFSKKHNNYHAKWKLINDLELVILIVYQGIQNSTYLENLFLQVKKNFIKILPKNKDVFDYDFPIDFDDNFLEIVENLDEHKNLNNNTHKSDNKKNNKHNTNNKSDEETSSDNQNNSNSTLEDDDDDNNNNIKNKKNAKVKKTAREWELSQKVTKRDIRKLDYSKNDDNDINNKNKNNEMDNDNNNNNSNIYNNSKYEGDDDDDDSSDGATENKNNILNKLNDSLFKMFSYNSKIEEEDIEKILHEIKNKLLSKNVAIGICDTLIDRMKENLIGKKKTLFALNVKKTVSNVLSETIQSILIPKDSVDVLRSAIESKSMGKLYSIVFLGVNGVGKSTNLAKVCYYLKNKGNLKIMIAACDTFRAGAVEQLRIHANCLNVFLYEKGYGKDASAIAKEAILYAKKENYDVILIDTAGRMQDNEPLMRSLGKLILYNNPDLILFVGEALVGNDAIDQLKKFNQALTDATCNSTNKRTIDGIILTKFDTVDDKVGTALSMVYLTGKPIVFVGVGQKYTHLKKFNVNMVVKALS from the coding sequence ATGATTGATGTCATTaacatatttaataaagGAGGTCTGTTATTGTGgtcatataatttttatgagATTGATGATACTACAATAAGAACTATAGTGAAACATGTATTaatagaagaaaaatatgaagaGTTTTCTAAgaaacataataattatcatgCTAAGTGgaaattaataaatgaCTTAGAACTTGTCATACTTATAGTGTATCAGGGTATTCAAAATTCAACTTATTTagaaaatttatttttacaagtaaaaaaaaactttattaaaatattaccaaaaaataaagatgtATTTGATTATGATTTTCCTATAGATTTTGATGACAATTTTTTAGAAATTGTTGAAAATCTCGATGAACATAAAAActtaaataataatacacataaaagtgataacaaaaaaaataataaacataacACTAATAACAAAAGTGATGAAGAAACATCAAGCgataatcaaaataatagtaatagCACTCTAgaagatgatgatgatgataataataataatataaaaaataaaaaaaatgctAAAGTTAAAAAAACTGCAAGAGAATGGGAATTAAGTCAAAAAGTAACAAAAAGGGATATAAGAAAATTAGATTATTCTAAAAATGACgataatgatattaataataaaaataaaaataacgAAATggataatgataataataataataatagcaatatttataataatagtaaaTATGAAGGagatgatgatgatgatgattCTAGTGATGGTGCTActgaaaataaaaataatatattaaataaattaaacGATTCTCTATTTAAAATGTTTTCTTATAATAGCAAAATTGAAGAAGAAgatattgaaaaaattttacatgaaattaaaaataaattacTTTCAAAGAATGTTGCTATAGGTATTTGTGATACTCTAATTGATAGAATGAAAGAAAATCTTATAggaaagaaaaaaacaCTCTTCGCTTTAAATGTTAAAAAAACTGTTTCTAATGTATTATCAGAAACCATACAATCTATTTTAATACCAAAAGATTCTGTAGATGTTTTAAGATCTGCTATTGAATCCAAATCTATGGGGAAATTATATTCTATTGTATTCTTAGGTGTTAATGGTGTAGGGAAATCAACCAACTTAGCTAAGgtatgttattatttaaaaaataaaggtAATCTTAAAATTATGATAGCAGCATGTGATACATTTAGAGCTGGAGCGGTTGAACAATTAAGAATACATGCCAATTGTCTCAAcgtatttttatatgaaaaaggATATGGAAAAGATGCATCAGCTATTGCTAAAGAAGCTATCTTATATgcaaaaaaagaaaattatgatGTGATATTAATCGATACAGCAGGAAGAATGCAAGATAATGAACCTTTAATGAGATCTCTTGGAAAAttaattctttataataatcCAGATCTAATCTTATTCGTTGGAGAAGCCTTAGTTGGAAATGATGCAATTGatcaattaaaaaaattcaatCAAGCATTAACTGATGCAACATGTAATTCGACCAATAAACGTACAATCGATGGAATTATTTTAACCAAGTTTGATACAGTGGATGATAAAGTTGGAACTGCATTATCTATGGTGTATTTGACTGGAAAGCCAATCGTTTTTGTTGGAGTAGGacaaaaatatacacaCCTTAAAAAGTTTAACGTAAATATGGTTGTTAAGGCATTAAGTTGA
- a CDS encoding hypothetical protein (conserved Plasmodium protein, unknown function), with translation MDERIKGYLNNFKNKFFKIILISSGKNNNSIDINYIKDVLIKSNIKRHIEINNKFLELFKTLNENINCLSELKNILSVSKNKHIDNYENLLNKEYFFEKKTKEEGYIKEKYSIIENIIKNMRMILLNCDEIVDLFKELYLFFYLFIYKFDCNINNFVGYFYNHKDVANKKLKPLTMNNNNNKNNNNNNNNKNNNNNNNNNNNNHNHNHNSNVSFENLSYFNKNLFCQIFFLNNICEEEVAHFFSQKLFVSRFYNNKSINKFLKFILLKEKEKLNFIYLKEVETFFLLTCVLYYMERDMNLKVHMNDVIMKHIYNNITTEKNENINKNNKYLFDINNISDEHIFKNYSTALFYNPYMNKMKKISYII, from the coding sequence ATGGATGAAAGGATCAAAGGatatttgaataattttaaaaacaaattttttaaaattattttgatttcGTCAGgtaagaataataatagtatagatataaattatataaaagacGTTTTAATAAAGTCGAATATAAAAAGACATATAGagataaataataaatttcttgaattatttaaaacattaaatgaaaatataaattgtttaagtgaattaaaaaatattttatcgGTATCAAAGAATAAGCATATTGACAACTATGAGAATTTATTgaataaagaatatttttttgagaaaaaaacaaaggaagaaggatatataaaagaaaaatattcgattattgaaaatataataaaaaatatgcGAATGATTCTTTTAAATTGTGATGAAATTGTAGatttatttaaagaattatatttattcttttatttgttcatCTACAAATTTGattgtaatataaataactTTGTGGggtatttttataatcataaAGATGTTGcgaataaaaaattaaaaccCCTAAcaatgaataataataataataaaaataataataataataataataataaaaataataataataataataataataataataataatcataatcATAATCATAATAGTAATGTTTCTTTTGAGAACCTTTcttattttaataaaaatttattttgtcAAATATTCTTCTTAAACAACATATGTGAAGAAGAGGTGGCTCATTTTTTCTCacaaaaattatttgtCTCAAGgttttataataataaaagtattAATAAGTTTTTAAAATTCATTCTActtaaagaaaaagaaaaacttaattttatatatttaaaagaagTGGAAACATTTTTTCTGTTAACATgtgtattatattatatggaAAGAGATATGAATCTTAAGGTGCATATGAACGATGTTATAATGAAACATATTTACAACAATATCACAACAGAAaagaatgaaaatataaataaaaataataaatatttatttgatattaataatatttctgatgaacatatttttaaaaattattcaaCAGCCCTTTTTTATAATCCCTACATgaataaaatgaaaaaaatatcttatattatatga
- a CDS encoding nucleoside diphosphate kinase has translation MEKSFIMIKPDGVQRGLVGTIIKRFEKKGYKLIAIKMLNPTEEILKEHYKELSDQPFFKNLVAYISKGPVVAMVWEGVDMVKQGRKLIGETNPLTSNTGTIRGDFCLEVSKNVIHGSDSVASANKEINIWFKAEELTQWKHHMKEWICS, from the coding sequence atgGAAAAGAGCTTTATTATGATTAAGCCAGATGGAGTCCAGAGAGGCTTGGTAGGAACAATTATCAAACGCTTTGAAAAAAAGGGATATAAGCTCATAGCAATAAAAATGCTTAATCCAACTGAAGAAATATTGAAAGAACATTACAAAGAATTATCTGACCAACccttttttaaaaatttagTAGCATATATAAGTAAAGGACCTGTAGTTGCTATGGTATGGGAAGGTGTCGATATGGTCAAACAAGGAAGAAAATTAATTGGAGAAACCAATCCTTTAACTAGTAACACAGGTACAATAAGAGGAGACTTTTGTTTAGAAGTCAGTAAAAATGTCATACATGGAAGTGATTCAGTAGCTTCAGCtaataaagaaattaatatatgGTTTAAGGCAGAAGAATTAACACAATGGAAACATCATATGAAAGAATGGATCTGTTCATAA